TATCGGCATGCTGCGAGTAACTATTATTTATTAAAAATCTAATCATTCTTTGTAAAAAGCCTACTTTCAATACTCTACGAGCAGCATGCGAACAGATGGGTCGCGTTTTATATGTCATTGCGCTATATTATTTTGATCAACAATCATTTTTTCATTCATTTAAGAATCTAAGACGAAACACCCTTTCTCCAGTCTGCTCATGTGTCTTTTCAGCGACAAATCTGAATCCGTACTTTGCATAGAATTTGCGTCCAACTATATTTTTTTCAAAGACTTCAACAATCAACTCATTGTGAAATTCGAGTGCTTTATCTACCAACATTTTCCCAAAATTCTTCCCAATATGAGTAGGCTGAAGAAATAGACCTCCAATTTCATTTTGAATCAGCGAAACAAATCCAACAACAACACCATCAACCTCAATTACCCACGTTTCCACATTTGGTAGATAAAGATCACGAACATTTTTCTTTTCTTGTGCTTGAAAATCTTCAGACAAGAACGGATGAGCTAAACATTGGGCATTTTCCCATGCAGAGAGTACCGCAGATAAATCTGATTCTCTATATTTTCGAATTGAAATCACTTTTCACTCCATAAATTAACAACATTACAACAATAATTTCAAAAATGGGCAATGGCATATAACGGTTCGCGACTATCTGCGGTGCTGTGGCGCAGGGTATATGAAAACTTTTACTATTAGTTCCCTGCGCCACAGTATCGGCATGCTGCGAGTACAATTATTTATAAACAATTTATCCATTCCTTGTAAAAACCCTACTTTCAATACTCTACGAGCAGCATGCGAACAGATGGGTCGCGGGTTATGCGTGGTGATGCTTCATTAAGCATTAAATTCAGTTAACTTCTCTTTATCATACCATATCCTATATCTTTCCGGCACTAGTAAATTAACATAAGTAACAATTGAATCGATTTGCGGTGAATAATAGTTACTTACATGTGTCTGATACTTCTTTTTT
This bacterium DNA region includes the following protein-coding sequences:
- a CDS encoding GNAT family N-acetyltransferase; translated protein: MSIRKYRESDLSAVLSAWENAQCLAHPFLSEDFQAQEKKNVRDLYLPNVETWVIEVDGVVVGFVSLIQNEIGGLFLQPTHIGKNFGKMLVDKALEFHNELIVEVFEKNIVGRKFYAKYGFRFVAEKTHEQTGERVFRLRFLNE